The following proteins come from a genomic window of Diorhabda sublineata isolate icDioSubl1.1 chromosome 7, icDioSubl1.1, whole genome shotgun sequence:
- the LOC130446988 gene encoding retinol dehydrogenase 13-like, whose amino-acid sequence MGQILAVQCHSSARLDGKIAVITGANTGIGKTTAKDFYKRGARVILACRDVTRANEAIKDIKDQCEGEENLGELVCVKLDLSSLSSVRNCSEELLKSEKCINILVNNAGIAGVPYKKTTDGFEMTFQTNYLGHFLFTLLLMPLLIKGRPARIVNVTSMLHAFMWSSFDLSDLNFENRKYGDMRAYMESKLCNILFTKELTRKLSENDIDGITVYAPHPGAVRTEGGRYLDESYFRGMYWLWLHVLGLFYKSPELGAQTTIYCSVDEQCANETGLYYSECKPTEPSAYAKDEKLAKDLWNLSLKYVNLENYNPFQKL is encoded by the exons ATGGGGCAAATATTAGCCGTACAATGTCATTCAAGTGCTCGATTAGATGGAAAAATAGCAGTTATAACGGGAGCTAATACAGGAATAGGGAAAACAACTGcgaaagatttttataaaagag GTGCTAGAGTAATACTTGCTTGTAGGGATGTAACTAGAGCAAATGAAGCCATTAAAGATATAAAAGATCAATGTGAGGGAGAGGAAAATTTAGGGGAATTAGTATGTGTTAAACTTGATCTCTCTAGTTTATCTTCAGTTAGAAATTGCTCCGAAGAATtgttaaaaagtgaaaaatgtattaatatactaGTAAATAACGCAGGAATAGCTGGAGTTCCTTATAAAAAAACCACCGATGGATTTGAAATGACTTTTCAGACTAATTATTTAGGACATTTCTTGTTTACATTACTTTTAATGCCTCTACTCATAAAAGGGAGACCAGCTAGGATTGTTAATGTTACATCCATGTTACATGCCT TTATGTGGTCGAGTTTCGATTTATCAgatttaaatttcgaaaataggaAGTATGGAGATATGAGGGCTTATATGGAAAGTAAATTATGCAACATATTATTTACTAAAGAATTAACGCGTAAATtaagtg AAAATGATATTGATGGTATCACCGTGTACGCTCCTCATCCGGGAGCTGTTCGAACAGAAGGGGGTAGGTATTTAGACGAATCGTACTTTCGAGGTATGTACTGGCTCTGGTTACACGTTTTGGGCTTATTCTATAAAAGTCCCGAACTTGGAGCTCAAACGACAATATATTGTTCTGTCGATGAACAATGTGCTAATGAAACTGGGTTATACTATTCAGAATGTAAACCGACCGAACCATCTGCATACGCCAAAGATGAAAAATTAGCAAAAGATTTATGGAATTTGAGTTTGAAATATgtcaatttagaaaattataatcCTTTTCAGAAACTTTGA
- the LOC130446707 gene encoding organic cation transporter protein → MLPQSNIDFDEIAEELGELGRYQIFIYILICLPVLFGAANSLSYVFTAGIPEYRCLIPECETADSAIYDAPWAKWAIPHGSSDNQVIGVKSDICSRYQPKENASNCSPDSYTNTIIHCSEWVFSTVERTIVNDWNLTCIENQWKVSLVGSSHFTGIIVGSFVSGVLADRYGRKGVFVCCIFLMTAAGVLQILSSDYWIFVFLIFLNSVGTAGVYPLAFIIGVEMVGKNKREVTGIVLNYFYAIGEAIIAPIAYYIRDWTHLQLIVSAPAIIFMVYYWIIPESVRWLLAKRRMEKAKQIILKVAKYNKVTLSENTMECLKQSITFTEGNEPNKSTKIYPVVKDMLLSKKMMIRFLIVYFIWAVNAFIFYGLSINSTSLGGNKYINFALVSLVEIPGYTIAWVCIKKLGRRISLVGSLLLCGVTCTLTIFVQSTNFEWAVILLFLTGKFGITAAFGISYVYTAEMLPTVIRSGGVGSASTVSRFGALLAPFVPLLGLYFDPLPMIVFGVAGIAAGLMALKLPETFGLKLPETSEEAKLL, encoded by the exons ATGTTACCTCAAAGTAATATTGACTTTGATGAGATCGCAGAAGAACTTGGAGAATTAGGtagatatcaaatatttatttatattttgatatgtttgCCGGTGTTATTTGGAGCTGCCAACAGTCTAAGTTACGTATTTACAGCGGGAATTCCTGAATACAG atGTCTTATACCAGAATGCGAAACAGCTGATTCAGCAATATACGATGCACCGTGGGCAAAGTGGGCTATACCTCACGGTTCCAGTGACAACCAGGTGATAGGGGTTAAAAGTGACATATGCTCAAGATACCAACCAAAAGAGAATGCTAGTAATTGCTCTCCAGACTCGTATACAAATACAATCATACATTGTTCTGAGTGGGTCTTCAGCACTGTCGAAAGGACCATAGTTAATGAC tggAATCTCACTTGTATTGAGAATCAATGGAAAGTATCATTAGTTGGATCATCGCATTTCACAGGAATCATTGTAGGATCCTTTGTTAGCGGAGTGCTTGCAGATCG TTATGGTAGGAAAGGGGTATTCGTTTGTTGCATTTTCCTTATGACCGCCGCGGGTGTACTGCAAATTCTGTCTTCCGATTATTGGATTTTCGTGTTTCTCATTTTCCTAAATTCCGTTGGAACTGCCGGAGTGTATCCATTAGCATTCATCATAG GAGTTGAAATGGTTGGTAAAAACAAAAGGGAAGTCACCGGAATCgtattgaattatttctatGCTATTGGAGAAGCAATTATTGCCCCAATTGCATATTATATACGAGATTGGACACATCTCCAGTTGATAGTTTCGGCTCCCGCCATTATATTTATGGTGTATTATTG gatTATTCCGGAATCGGTTAGATGGCTTTTGGCAAAACGACGTATGGAAAAAGCTAAACAAATTATACTAAAAGTCGCTAAATATAATAAGGTCACTCTTTCTGAGAATACTATGGAGTGCTTAAAACAATCAATTACATTTACG GAGGGAAACGAACCAAATAAGTCAACTAAAATATACCCAGTAGTGAAAGACATgctattatcgaaaaaaatgatgattcgTTTCTTAATAGTTTATTTCATATGGGCCGTTAACGCCTTCATCTTTTATGGTCTATCAATAAATTCTACAAGCTTGGGcggaaataaatacataaatttcgCCTTGGTTAGTCTCGTAGAAATACCAGGATATACAATAGCTTGGGTGTGCATAAAAAAACTGGGAAGAAGGATCTCGCTTGTAGGTTCTCTTTTACTCTGTGGTGTTACGTGCACTTTAACTATTTTTGTGCAGAGTACCAACTTCGAATGGgctgttattttgttatttttgactGGAAAATTTGGAATAACGGCAGCTTTTGGCATATCGTATGTATATACAGCTGAAATGCTACCTACGGTTATTAGAAGTGGAGGAGTAGGATCTGCGTCAACTGTTTCGAGATTTGGAGCTCTTCTAGCACCGTTTGTTCCTTTATTG ggCTTATATTTTGATCCTCTTCCGATGATTGTTTTTGGAGTTGCTGGAATAGCTGCTGGTTTAATGGCACTCAAATTACCTGAAACGTTTGGTTTAAAATTACCTGAAACATCTGAGGAGGCTAAACTGTTGTAA